In Catalinimonas alkaloidigena, the sequence GGCGGCTTTTGAACATACCCGCGAAACCGTACGCACTTTCTTAAACGCTCCCTCGGCCGAAGAGATCATTTTCACGCGCGGCACTACTGAAGGCATCAACCTGGTGGCTTCCTCGTGGGGACACACCCATCTGCAGGCGGGCGACGAGGTCATTATTTCCGGCATGGAGCACCACTCCAACATTGTGCCGTGGCAGATGGTCTGCGAAGCACGCGGCGCGACCCTGAAGGTGATTCCCGTGCGGGCCGACGGTTCGCTCGACTTGGAAGCGTTCGAGGCACTGGTTTCGTCACGCACCAAAATGGTCGCGGTGGTTTACGTATCCAATTCGTTGGGAACGATCAACCCCGTCAAAACCATCATCGACAAAGCCCACGCCGTCGGCGCGCGGGTGCTGATCGATGGGGCACAGGCGTCGTCGCACTTGAACATTGATGTACAGGCGCTCGACTGTGACTTCTACGTCTTTTCAGGACATAAAATCTACGGACCGACTGGTGTGGGTGCCCTGTTCGGCAAGCGTGAAGTGCTCGAAGCCATGCCGCCCTACCAGGGTGGTGGGGAGATGATCAAAGAGGTGACGTTTGAAAAAACCACCTACAACGACATTCCCTACAAATTTGAAGCGGGCACGCCCAACATCGCCGATGTGGTCGCCATGAAAGCCGCCATCGACTACCTCCAGGCCCTGGGGAAAGATAACCTGGCGGCTTACGAGCACGAATTGCTGACCTACGCAACCCAGGCGGTGCAAGACATTCCCGGTCTAAAGTTGGTGGGAACGGCTTCTGAAAAGATCAGCATTCTGTCGTTTGTCCTGGAGGGCATTCACCATTTCGACATCGGGATGATGCTCGACGCCCGCGGCGTGGCGATCCGGACCGGACACCACTGTACGCAACCGCTGATGCATCATTTTGGCCTTGAGGGAACGGCGCGCGCTTCTTTTGCCTTTTATAACACGACCGAAGAGGTCGACCGGATGGTGGAAGGCCTCCACCGGATCGCCAAACTAAAAGGATAAGCATGGCTTCTATCGCAGAGATCCAAGACCAAATCGTTGACGAATTCGAGATTCTGGGTGACGACCGCGAAAGCACCGTTTTTTACATCATGGAGCTGGGGCAGAAGTTGCCACCGTTCGACGAGCAGCACAAAGTAGACGATAACCTCATCAAGGGATGTCAGTCGAAAGTGTGGCTCACTACTGATCTGGACGGTGATCGGGTTCGCTACCACGCCGATAGCAATACCGACGTGACCAAAGGGCTGATCAGCCTGTTGATCCGGGTGCTGTCCGGGCAACGCGCCGACGACATTGTGCAGGCCGATCTGAATTTTATTGACCGGATCGGCATGGGCAAAGTGATTGGCTCACAACGGTCGAATGGCCTGTCGGCCATGATCAAACAGATGAAGCTTTACGCCCTGGCTTACAAAGCCAAGCTGGAAGCCTAGATTTTTAGAAAGATGGAAGAACAAACACTCGATGCTAAACAAGACCTTCGTTCTCAGGTAGTTGAGGCATTAAAGACGGTCTACGATCCGGAAATTCCGGTCGACGTATATGAGCTGGGCTTGATTTACGACATTAAAGTCTACCCGGTCAACAACGTCTACATTCTGATGACGCTCACCTCACCTGCCTGCCCATCGGCAGAAGAAATTCCCGGTGAAATCGAGCGGAAAGTGCGCGCATTGGAAGACGTCAACGATGTCAACGTCGAACTCACGTTCGATCCTCCCTACTCGCAGGACATGATGTCCGATGCCGCCAAGCTGGAGTTAGGTTTTTTATAAGCCCCATTAATTCAATAATAAACTCAGATTTTTATCCATATGTATCCCGAAGAATTGGTAGCGCCCATGCGGCACGATCTTACGGAAGTTGGTTTTCAGGAACTGAAAACCCCTGAACAGGTCGACGAAATCCTGGAAAACCAGGAAGGCACCACCTTGGTGGTCATCAACTCGGTGTGTGGTTGTGCCGCTGGTGCAGCCCGTCCCGGCGTGAAAATGGCGTTGCAAAACAGCAAAAGTAAGCCCGATCAGCTCGTGACCGTATTTGCCGGTGTAGACCGTGACGCAACGGCCCGGGCGCGTGAATATACGTTGCCTTATCCGCCGTCTTCGCCTTCGATTGCCCTGTTTAAAGACGGCGATCTGGTGCATTTTATCGAACGTCACCACATCGAAGGCCGCACCGCTCCGATGATTGCCAACCACCTTGAGTTGGTCTTCCAGGAGTTCTGCGACTAACCTTTACAACATGCTAGAGGAAAGGGGCCTTTTTTAGGCCCCTTTTTTGTTGCAGGTTCTTTATTTTTCGTAAGCCTACGTATAAGATCATCGCGTGCGTACCACCCGCTCCATACCGTACTTTTTTATCCTGCTGGGGGGCTTGCTGGCCGGCCTGAGCGCCGGGGTATGCCGGGCACAGTCGCCGGAGAGCCCGGCCGTTTGGGTATGGCCCTACCGCACCGATACCATCCTTTTTATTCCCTTTCCGGATACGCTGTTGGCCGAGCAAGACAGTGTGCGCCTTTATGCCGAAAGCAAACAGTTGCAAGACGCCGCTGCCGATTCGCTGGCCTGGGAGCAGAATCGTGAGTTTTACGAGCATATGCAAGCGTGGTTCTATAAACGGAAAGTCACTCGCTGGATTTTCGATGCCTTGTTTCAAAACCCAGGGCCGGTGGTGGGCAGTCAGCCGGTGCAGCCTGATCCTACACCGGTCTCTACGTACGAGCAATACAACGGCATGATCATCCGGCGCATCGACGTGCAACGACTGGACGTGTTCGGCCCATCGGTAAACGATACGGCACGTGTGGGCAAGGGTTTTATCGCCAAGCTCGGCAACCGACTGCACCTGGACACGCGCCGGCACGTGATCCGCGGCGACCTGCTGGTTTCCAGGGGTGAACCGTTCGATGCCATCAAAATTCGTGACAGCGAGCGTCTGTTACGCCAATCGAGTTATCTGCTCGATAGCCGGATCATCCCGATCACCACCGAATTTTCCGATAGCATCGATCTGCTGGTGGTAACGCAAGACGTGTGGACGATCAACGCCGAAGGTGCCCTCAACGGCAGCGGCGGCTCCCTCAAGCTCAGCGATAACAACATTCTGGGCTTTGCGCACCAACTCAGTCAGCAGGTGTCGTACAGTCGTGCGTACGGCTGGGGGTATGCGGGGCAGTACCGGGTCCCCTACGTAGGCCGCAGTTTGGTGACGATCCAGGCCGACTTTATTTCCCGCTGGGACCAGAAATACATGGGCATTCAGGCGGGGCGACGCTTCCTGACCCCTTCCACACGCTACGCCGGCAACATTGAAGTCGGTCGCCAGCGCCTTCTGGCCCAACTGGCCGACGACACCACCGGCATCCGGATTCCCTATACCTACAACCTGGCGGACATGTGGCTGGGGCGTGCCTTCCGGTTTGGTTTCGGTAGCCACGCGTTTCGGGAGCGCGCGCGACTGGTAGTCGCCGGGCGCATCATCGGGCAGGATTTCACTGAGCGACCCATCGTGCGCGAAGACACCAATCTCTTTTTCCAGCACCGCCTGACCATGCTGGGCAGCATCGGCTACTCGGACCGGAGCTATTACCGCGACGTGCTGATCTATGGCTTTGGCCGGACGGAAGATGTCCCCTACGGAACGGCCGCGACTTTTACGTTCGGGGCCGAACAGACCGAATTCGGGTACCGTCCCTACGTGGGCGGGCGCTTTGCCAACGGCGAGTACCACGACTTCGGATACTTTTACTGGAACATCGGCGCGGGCAGCTTTTTCCGCCAGCAACGGGCCGAACAGGCCGCGCTGGACACAAAAGTTTTTTACTTCACGCCCCTCATGCACCTGAAGCGCTACCAGTTCCGACAGTTCGTCACCCTCCGCAGTCTGTGGGGATTCAATCGGTTCGAACAGGAATGGCTGGAGATGCGCGGCATTTCGGGCATCACGCGCGGCAACCTGCGCGGCAACAAACGCGTCGTCGCCAACTTGGAGTCGGTGCTTTTTACGCCTTACAACCTGCTGGGCTTCCGCATCGCGCTGTTCGGTTTTGCCGATTTTGGTATGGTCGCGCTGGAGAAAACGTCGTTGTTTCAGACGCCGGTGTACCAGGGATATGGCCTCGGGGTGCGCATCCGAAACGAACATCTACAATTCAACACGTTTCAGTTCCGCCTGGCGTGGTACCCCAATTTCCCCAACAACAGCATTCCGCTACGCACTTCGTTCAGCGGCATTCCCACCCTGCGCCTGGAAGATTTCGACATCGGTGCCCCGCAGATCCTGACGTATTGGTAATGCCTGTACTTTTTCCTGAACTTTGAGGCTACTTCCGGGTTGTTTCTCTGAACCATCGCCCCGTTGCCATCGTTACCACTCGGGTTAGCCCACTGTCTATGAAAGTAGCCGTTTATCGCAAAGAACATTTTAACGCCGCACACCGTCTGCACAACCCCGCATGGAGCGAAGAAGAGAACCAACGTACGTTTGGCAAGTGCAATCTGCCCAATTTCCACGGCCATAATTACGACCTTTACGTACGC encodes:
- a CDS encoding cysteine desulfurase — encoded protein: MATLTSSVGTSFDVEKIRQDFPVLHQEVNGKPLAYFDNAATTQKPQAVLDALTHYYTQDNANIHRGIHTLAERATAAFEHTRETVRTFLNAPSAEEIIFTRGTTEGINLVASSWGHTHLQAGDEVIISGMEHHSNIVPWQMVCEARGATLKVIPVRADGSLDLEAFEALVSSRTKMVAVVYVSNSLGTINPVKTIIDKAHAVGARVLIDGAQASSHLNIDVQALDCDFYVFSGHKIYGPTGVGALFGKREVLEAMPPYQGGGEMIKEVTFEKTTYNDIPYKFEAGTPNIADVVAMKAAIDYLQALGKDNLAAYEHELLTYATQAVQDIPGLKLVGTASEKISILSFVLEGIHHFDIGMMLDARGVAIRTGHHCTQPLMHHFGLEGTARASFAFYNTTEEVDRMVEGLHRIAKLKG
- a CDS encoding SufE family protein, which translates into the protein MASIAEIQDQIVDEFEILGDDRESTVFYIMELGQKLPPFDEQHKVDDNLIKGCQSKVWLTTDLDGDRVRYHADSNTDVTKGLISLLIRVLSGQRADDIVQADLNFIDRIGMGKVIGSQRSNGLSAMIKQMKLYALAYKAKLEA
- a CDS encoding DUF59 domain-containing protein; the protein is MEEQTLDAKQDLRSQVVEALKTVYDPEIPVDVYELGLIYDIKVYPVNNVYILMTLTSPACPSAEEIPGEIERKVRALEDVNDVNVELTFDPPYSQDMMSDAAKLELGFL
- a CDS encoding BrxA/BrxB family bacilliredoxin, coding for MYPEELVAPMRHDLTEVGFQELKTPEQVDEILENQEGTTLVVINSVCGCAAGAARPGVKMALQNSKSKPDQLVTVFAGVDRDATARAREYTLPYPPSSPSIALFKDGDLVHFIERHHIEGRTAPMIANHLELVFQEFCD